Proteins from a genomic interval of Candidatus Cloacimonadota bacterium:
- the uvrC gene encoding excinuclease ABC subunit UvrC, producing MNETIQNKLRLTPSNPGVYLMKNSSSKIIYIGKAKNLKKRVSSYFTKTQFELPKTEVLVLRIADFEYIVTRNEVEALILEANLIKKYRPKYNVALKDDKKYPYIKIDVKNNFPRAIVTRRVIQNGSRYFGPYTEAHSIRRTLNLLEKVFHLRTCNRKIPRENTSNPSFDRPCLNFQINKCDAPCIGNISYEDYRKKVEQVILFLKGKTSDVIRNLQRQMEKAADEDNFEKASELRDKIVRIGKISTRQIVRKTSLEDLDIIGIGKDDRLCCVVILKIREGRLIKKEHYFMENTLGKSDGNILNRFLTQYYNFQEDVAPKILTQTNPEDKELVSKWLDVEIAIPQRGDKRKLIEMAKENAFLLVEEKKLAHLKSAHRTVFAVKELKDKLHLSKLPRKIAAFDISNLQGNEAVASMVFFDNGKPKKSQYRRFKIKTVSGINDYLMIEEAVTRFLSHLEEEKFETPDMILIDGGKGQLSFAKKALKKYPYKIKLFSIAKRLEEIFSVNSNEPIIIPKTSYALKLLQQIRDEAHRFAVKYHKTLRDKKTTISILDNIPGIGKKRKIALLTHFGSIANIKKASIVELESLSGISQKLAYTIFSYLNKKRQ from the coding sequence ATGAATGAAACAATCCAGAACAAATTACGGTTAACCCCCTCAAATCCCGGTGTCTACTTAATGAAAAATTCATCCAGTAAAATCATCTACATCGGTAAAGCAAAAAATCTAAAAAAAAGAGTAAGTTCATATTTTACTAAAACCCAATTTGAATTACCAAAAACTGAAGTCCTTGTTTTAAGAATTGCTGATTTTGAATATATAGTAACCAGAAATGAGGTAGAAGCACTGATTTTAGAAGCCAATCTTATAAAAAAATATCGGCCGAAATATAATGTTGCATTAAAAGATGATAAGAAATATCCATACATAAAAATTGATGTAAAGAATAATTTTCCGCGGGCAATCGTAACCCGAAGAGTTATCCAGAACGGCTCAAGGTATTTCGGTCCTTATACCGAAGCACATTCCATTCGCCGCACATTGAATCTATTAGAGAAAGTATTTCACTTAAGAACATGTAACAGAAAAATTCCAAGAGAAAATACAAGCAATCCATCATTTGACCGACCTTGTTTGAACTTCCAGATAAATAAATGTGATGCACCTTGCATCGGAAACATTAGTTATGAAGATTATAGAAAGAAGGTAGAACAGGTAATACTTTTTCTTAAAGGAAAAACCTCTGATGTAATTAGAAATCTTCAAAGACAAATGGAAAAAGCCGCTGATGAAGATAATTTTGAAAAAGCTTCTGAGCTTCGTGACAAAATTGTTAGAATAGGGAAAATATCTACAAGGCAGATTGTAAGGAAAACCAGTCTGGAAGACCTTGATATAATTGGCATTGGGAAAGATGATAGACTTTGCTGTGTCGTTATTCTGAAGATCCGTGAAGGCAGGCTGATAAAAAAAGAACATTATTTTATGGAAAACACTTTGGGTAAAAGTGACGGAAATATCTTAAACAGGTTTCTAACCCAGTATTACAATTTTCAAGAGGATGTTGCTCCAAAGATTTTAACCCAGACAAATCCTGAAGATAAAGAATTAGTATCCAAATGGCTTGATGTAGAAATTGCAATTCCTCAAAGAGGTGATAAAAGAAAGTTGATTGAAATGGCAAAGGAAAATGCTTTTCTCTTGGTTGAGGAAAAAAAATTAGCTCATTTGAAATCAGCTCACAGGACTGTGTTTGCTGTTAAGGAATTAAAGGACAAATTGCATCTTTCAAAACTTCCCAGAAAGATAGCTGCCTTTGATATATCAAATTTGCAAGGGAATGAAGCAGTTGCATCAATGGTGTTCTTTGATAATGGAAAACCCAAAAAGAGTCAATATCGCAGGTTTAAGATTAAAACTGTCTCTGGTATAAATGATTACCTGATGATTGAAGAAGCAGTAACACGCTTTCTTTCTCATCTTGAAGAAGAGAAATTTGAAACTCCAGATATGATTCTTATTGATGGCGGAAAAGGGCAACTCTCTTTTGCTAAAAAAGCTCTGAAAAAATATCCTTATAAAATTAAGTTGTTTTCTATTGCAAAAAGATTGGAAGAGATTTTTTCTGTAAATAGTAATGAACCAATAATCATTCCCAAAACATCTTATGCATTAAAATTGCTTCAGCAGATACGAGATGAAGCACACAGATTTGCAGTTAAATATCATAAAACTTTACGTGACAAAAAGACTACGATTTCAATTTTAGACAATATTCCCGGTATTGGGAAAAAAAGAAAGATAGCACTTCTTACACACTTTGGTTCAATAGCCAATATAAAAAAAGCATCAATTGTGGAATTGGAATCTTTATCTGGCATAAGCCAAAAGTTAGCCTATACTATATTTAGTTACTTAAATAAAAAAAGGCAATGA
- a CDS encoding phosphoribosylaminoimidazolesuccinocarboxamide synthase, with translation MCKFKNLFPYKKGKVRNIYDLDDKILIVASDRISAFDYILPNFIPDGKLLLIDEILTPGSSRFYDASIYRKRTPQENYDKQFVRDYISDKGIEKINNVNPNYKIFSFQEILLKKEKYLEAYQKITGKDSIQ, from the coding sequence ATGTGTAAATTCAAAAATTTATTCCCATACAAAAAGGGTAAAGTTAGGAATATTTACGACCTTGATGACAAGATACTTATAGTTGCTTCAGATAGAATTTCTGCATTTGATTATATACTACCGAATTTTATTCCAGATGGCAAATTACTCTTGATTGACGAAATTCTAACACCTGGCTCTTCTCGTTTTTACGATGCTTCAATATATAGAAAAAGAACTCCGCAAGAAAACTACGATAAACAATTTGTGCGTGATTATATTTCTGACAAAGGTATTGAAAAAATAAACAATGTTAATCCGAATTATAAAATTTTCAGCTTCCAAGAAATACTCTTAAAAAAAGAGAAATATCTTGAGGCTTATCAAAAAATAACAGGCAAAGATTCAATACAATGA
- a CDS encoding response regulator, with product MKTILIVDDEQDTLNYLEYILKKFNFNSIIVDNGFDALQKIREGKVDLVLTDIAMPDMNGYELYSQIRNFDDNLPIIMMTGFGYDPNHVLVKAKKNGLHDILFKPFDPEDLISILNKVLKK from the coding sequence ATGAAAACAATTCTCATTGTGGATGATGAGCAAGATACATTAAATTATCTTGAGTATATTTTGAAAAAATTTAATTTCAACAGTATTATTGTGGATAATGGTTTTGATGCTCTGCAAAAAATTCGTGAAGGTAAAGTTGACCTTGTTTTAACCGACATCGCTATGCCAGATATGAATGGATATGAACTGTATTCCCAAATCAGAAATTTTGATGACAATCTTCCAATCATTATGATGACGGGCTTTGGATATGACCCAAATCATGTTTTGGTTAAAGCTAAAAAAAATGGTTTGCATGATATTCTATTTAAACCATTTGACCCTGAAGACCTAATAAGCATTCTAAATAAAGTATTAAAGAAATAA